A portion of the Cyanobium sp. PCC 7001 genome contains these proteins:
- a CDS encoding V-type ATP synthase subunit B — protein MTALISYSRILEIVGDIIRVEVPTGVEGGEAAPRFNDLAVLQNADGSSSLAQVIDLKQGSVALQVFRGTKGVSTNSEVRFLGHPMTATYSGNILGRVFRGTGEPIDGGPDLSQDPRVAIGGPSVNPMCRILASKMIRTNVPMIDIFNCLVESQKIPIFSVSGEPFNPFLARIGIQADADVVVFGGLGLIFDDYYAFRQTFEEAGVFPRTVMFVNLASDPIVERILIPDMALAVAEKFAVEEGKRVLVLLSDMTSFADGLKEISIAMDQVPANRGYPGDLYSQLARRYEKAADYAKGGSVTLLTVTTMPGDDVTHPVPDNTGYITEGQFYLHDGMIDPFGSLSRLKQNVIGKVTREDHNQIMNTTIRLYAGARDAQQKQAMAFELSEYDGKLIRFGELFRQRFMDLNVDLPLEAALDLAWQTLAECFEPQELLMKQELIDKYFPQRDDPTVAGAAEVR, from the coding sequence ATGACCGCGCTGATCAGTTACTCGAGGATTCTTGAGATCGTCGGTGACATCATCCGGGTGGAGGTGCCCACCGGAGTGGAGGGTGGCGAGGCTGCGCCGCGTTTCAACGATCTGGCGGTGCTGCAGAACGCCGATGGCAGCTCTTCACTGGCCCAGGTGATCGACCTCAAGCAGGGGTCGGTGGCCCTGCAGGTGTTCCGGGGCACCAAGGGGGTGTCGACCAATTCCGAGGTGCGTTTCCTCGGCCATCCGATGACCGCCACCTATTCCGGCAACATCCTCGGCCGGGTGTTTCGGGGCACGGGGGAGCCGATCGATGGAGGGCCCGATCTCTCCCAGGATCCGCGGGTGGCGATCGGTGGGCCTTCGGTGAACCCGATGTGCCGCATCCTGGCCTCCAAGATGATCCGCACGAACGTGCCGATGATCGACATCTTCAACTGCCTGGTGGAGAGTCAGAAGATCCCGATCTTCTCCGTATCCGGTGAACCCTTCAATCCCTTCCTGGCCCGTATCGGCATTCAGGCCGATGCCGATGTGGTGGTGTTCGGAGGTCTGGGCCTCATCTTTGATGATTACTACGCATTCCGTCAGACGTTTGAGGAGGCGGGTGTGTTTCCCCGCACGGTGATGTTCGTGAATCTGGCTTCCGACCCGATCGTGGAGCGGATCCTGATTCCCGACATGGCCCTGGCCGTTGCCGAGAAGTTTGCCGTGGAGGAAGGCAAGCGGGTGCTCGTGTTGCTCAGCGACATGACCTCCTTCGCCGATGGGCTCAAGGAGATCAGCATCGCCATGGATCAGGTTCCAGCCAACCGCGGCTACCCCGGCGATCTCTATTCCCAGCTGGCACGCCGTTATGAAAAGGCCGCCGATTATGCCAAGGGAGGTTCCGTGACCCTGCTCACCGTGACCACCATGCCCGGCGATGATGTGACCCATCCGGTGCCGGATAACACCGGCTACATCACCGAGGGCCAGTTCTATCTTCACGACGGCATGATCGATCCCTTCGGTTCCCTGTCGCGGCTCAAGCAGAACGTGATCGGCAAGGTGACCCGCGAGGATCACAATCAGATCATGAACACCACGATCCGCCTGTATGCCGGTGCCCGCGATGCGCAGCAGAAGCAGGCGATGGCGTTCGAGCTCTCCGAGTACGACGGCAAGCTGATCCGCTTCGGTGAGCTGTTCCGCCAGCGCTTCATGGACCTCAACGTGGATCTGCCCCTGGAGGCGGCCCTGGATCTGGCCTGGCAGACCCTCGCCGAGTGCTTCGAACCCCAGGAGCTGCTGATGAAGCAGGAGCTGATTGACAAGTACTTCCCCCAGCGCGATGACCCAACCGTTGCGGGGGCCGCGGAGGTGCGATGA
- a CDS encoding phosphotransacetylase family protein has product MAPTLLIGSCEPFSGKSAVVLGLARQLRLQGLEVRFGKPLATSLEADGLPPAGEPLVDPDVRFVGATLGLEDHQLIPSLDAMEPALARQRLMAADLSPGPGFRALKDQLAQASGGVALLEAAGSLHEGLLYGLSLPQLARGLEAPVLLVQPWTDSRSVDSLLAARSELGEHLAGVVLNAVNPSMIGQMAEDVVPALESLGIPILGVMPRSPLLRSVTVEELARRLGAEVLCCRDRLDLLVETLSIGAMNVNSAMEFFRRRRNMAVVTGADRTDIQLAALEASTQCLILTGAGDPLPQLLTRAEELEVPLLKVEHDTLTTVEVIEQAFGHVRLHEAVKATFAFRLVEEHCDFTRLFTRLRLPAMAQ; this is encoded by the coding sequence ATGGCTCCCACCCTGCTGATCGGCTCCTGTGAACCGTTCAGCGGCAAATCGGCAGTGGTGCTGGGTCTTGCGCGCCAATTGCGACTTCAAGGCCTGGAGGTGCGGTTCGGCAAGCCCCTGGCCACCAGCCTGGAGGCAGACGGGCTGCCGCCGGCGGGCGAGCCCCTGGTGGATCCGGACGTGCGGTTCGTGGGCGCCACCCTGGGCCTCGAGGACCATCAGCTGATCCCTTCGCTGGATGCCATGGAGCCCGCTCTGGCCCGCCAGCGCCTGATGGCTGCGGACCTCTCCCCAGGCCCGGGATTCAGGGCCCTCAAGGACCAACTGGCCCAGGCCAGCGGCGGCGTGGCTTTGCTGGAAGCTGCCGGCAGCCTGCATGAAGGTCTGCTGTACGGCCTGAGCCTGCCCCAGCTGGCGCGGGGTCTGGAGGCTCCGGTGCTGCTGGTGCAGCCCTGGACCGACAGCCGCAGCGTCGATTCCCTCCTGGCCGCCCGCAGCGAACTGGGGGAGCACCTGGCCGGGGTGGTGCTGAACGCCGTGAACCCCTCGATGATCGGCCAGATGGCCGAGGATGTGGTGCCGGCGCTGGAAAGTCTGGGGATCCCGATCCTGGGCGTCATGCCCCGCAGCCCCCTGTTGCGCAGCGTGACCGTGGAGGAACTGGCGCGGCGGCTGGGAGCCGAAGTGCTCTGCTGCCGCGATCGGCTCGATCTGCTGGTGGAAACCCTCTCCATCGGTGCCATGAACGTGAATTCGGCGATGGAGTTCTTCCGTCGACGCCGCAACATGGCGGTGGTGACGGGAGCCGATCGCACCGACATTCAGCTGGCGGCTCTGGAGGCTTCCACCCAGTGCCTGATCCTCACCGGCGCCGGCGACCCCCTGCCCCAGCTGCTGACCCGTGCCGAGGAGCTGGAAGTGCCGCTGCTGAAAGTGGAGCACGACACGCTCACCACGGTGGAGGTGATCGAGCAGGCCTTCGGCCACGTGCGGTTGCACGAGGCCGTCAAGGCCACCTTTGCCTTCCGGCTGGTGGAGGAACACTGTGATTTCACGCGCCTTTTCACTCGCCTACGGCTGCCCGCAATGGCGCAATAG
- a CDS encoding MAPEG family protein translates to MTLSATSVPFAWSLVLAGALVVLSTVPLGAARSQADFSLSDLQAPRAMFERLSPWGKRAAWAHQNSFEAFTLHAPAALLCLVVALSSPGALSSALVVAAAWIHPLARLAYLGAYIGNVPPLRGVCWATGLLCSGVLYVEGLRAVLG, encoded by the coding sequence ATGACGCTCTCAGCCACCTCGGTGCCCTTCGCCTGGTCGCTGGTGCTGGCCGGAGCCCTGGTGGTGCTCAGCACGGTGCCGCTGGGAGCGGCCCGATCCCAGGCCGACTTCAGCCTGAGCGACCTGCAGGCGCCCCGGGCGATGTTCGAACGGCTCTCCCCCTGGGGCAAGCGGGCGGCCTGGGCCCACCAGAACAGCTTCGAGGCCTTCACCCTGCACGCACCGGCAGCCCTGCTTTGCCTGGTGGTTGCCCTGAGCTCGCCCGGAGCCCTGAGCTCGGCGCTCGTGGTGGCGGCCGCCTGGATCCATCCGCTGGCGCGGTTGGCCTACCTGGGGGCCTACATCGGCAATGTCCCCCCCCTGCGTGGGGTCTGCTGGGCCACGGGACTGCTCTGCAGCGGCGTGCTCTACGTGGAAGGCCTGCGGGCCGTGCTGGGCTGA
- a CDS encoding class I SAM-dependent methyltransferase — MPQAVTPATSPAPTPAQDAPPNWVDDRHPIGRLIKALLAVEPLRQLMFFQARQLIIRTAEQRGIAWRARRQQLQRQAEPFLEEAGNPLTTTPPYYRARFHAYGAGNLCWAAACEAEQATDAMALRVWPGETLSPEQAQQRLRQAIFDAIAPSLAGRAVHEALDLGCSVGVGTLALKRWLEQRQSMPVRVRGVDLSPHMLAVARVRDADGEIVAWHHAAAEATGLPDASVDLITLQFVCHELPAAATAAVLRESARLLRPGGVIALVDQDPDSAVIRRLPAPIATLLKSTEPYLEDYFRLDLPEALRHAGFQGVRSQACDPRHRVLVASRQGGSGIVF, encoded by the coding sequence ATGCCCCAAGCCGTGACCCCAGCCACCTCCCCGGCCCCCACTCCGGCCCAAGATGCCCCGCCCAACTGGGTCGACGACCGCCATCCCATCGGCCGCCTGATCAAGGCACTGCTGGCGGTGGAGCCGCTGCGGCAGCTGATGTTCTTTCAGGCGCGCCAGTTGATCATCCGCACCGCGGAGCAACGCGGCATCGCCTGGCGAGCACGCCGCCAGCAACTGCAGCGCCAGGCCGAGCCGTTCCTGGAGGAGGCCGGCAACCCGCTCACCACCACACCCCCCTACTACCGCGCCCGCTTCCACGCCTATGGCGCAGGCAATCTCTGCTGGGCGGCGGCCTGCGAGGCCGAACAGGCCACCGATGCCATGGCGCTGCGGGTGTGGCCGGGGGAAACGCTCAGTCCCGAGCAGGCCCAGCAGCGGCTGCGCCAGGCGATCTTTGACGCCATCGCCCCCAGCCTCGCCGGCCGCGCCGTGCACGAGGCGCTGGACCTGGGCTGTTCGGTGGGGGTGGGCACCCTCGCGCTGAAGCGCTGGCTGGAGCAGCGCCAGAGCATGCCGGTCCGGGTAAGGGGCGTGGATCTCTCGCCCCACATGCTGGCGGTGGCCCGGGTGCGGGACGCCGACGGCGAGATCGTGGCCTGGCATCACGCCGCCGCCGAGGCCACAGGGCTGCCGGACGCCAGCGTGGATCTGATCACCCTGCAGTTCGTTTGCCATGAGCTGCCGGCCGCGGCCACCGCTGCCGTGCTGCGGGAGTCGGCGCGCCTGCTCCGCCCGGGTGGGGTGATCGCCCTGGTGGACCAGGATCCCGATTCGGCCGTGATCCGGCGGCTGCCCGCCCCGATCGCCACCCTGCTGAAGAGCACCGAGCCCTACCTGGAGGACTACTTCCGCCTCGATCTGCCGGAAGCGCTGCGGCACGCCGGTTTCCAGGGGGTGCGCAGCCAGGCCTGCGACCCGCGCCATCGGGTGCTGGTGGCCAGCCGCCAGGGAGGCTCCGGGATCGTTTTCTAG
- a CDS encoding peptidase, whose translation MKPLDRTPAVWQPPRWRELHAALAPFVLLPLALTVATGMGYRLLRDWGGLSRDQAHVLMVLHEGEWLRHWFGPNGETVYVLLNGLGLTWMLVSGGALALARLRRGLARAKG comes from the coding sequence GTGAAGCCTCTCGATCGGACGCCCGCGGTGTGGCAACCGCCGCGCTGGCGTGAGCTGCATGCGGCCCTGGCTCCGTTCGTGCTGCTGCCCCTCGCCCTCACGGTGGCCACGGGCATGGGCTACCGGCTGCTGCGGGACTGGGGAGGACTGAGCCGTGATCAGGCCCATGTGCTGATGGTGCTGCACGAGGGGGAGTGGCTGCGCCACTGGTTCGGCCCCAACGGTGAAACCGTGTACGTGCTGCTCAACGGTCTGGGGCTGACGTGGATGCTGGTGAGCGGCGGGGCGCTGGCGCTGGCACGGCTGCGCCGCGGGCTGGCCCGGGCGAAAGGGTGA
- the map gene encoding type I methionyl aminopeptidase → MNLFADLLASTRAAGAPSPLVEAGPRIQKTRRGVEVKSAREIATMRQASRIVATVLREMFDLAVPGCTTGDLDAHAEKRIREMGATPSFKGYHGFPASICASINNEVVHGIPSSKRVIKAGDLLKVDTGAYFDGYHGDSCVTICVGQETPEEAQRLARVAQESLMQGLARIKAGSTLLDIAGAVQDHVEAHGYAVVEDYTGHGVGRNLHEEPSVFNFRTRDLPNMTLRAGMTLAVEPILNAGSKACRTLRDRWTVVTVDGSLSAQWEHTIAVTSDGCEILTDRDF, encoded by the coding sequence ATGAACCTGTTCGCCGATCTGCTGGCCTCCACCCGCGCCGCCGGAGCCCCCTCTCCGCTGGTGGAAGCAGGGCCGCGGATCCAGAAGACTCGCCGCGGTGTCGAGGTGAAATCAGCCCGGGAAATCGCCACGATGCGCCAGGCCAGCCGCATCGTGGCCACGGTGCTGCGGGAGATGTTCGACCTGGCGGTGCCGGGCTGCACGACCGGCGACCTCGACGCCCACGCCGAGAAGCGCATCCGCGAGATGGGAGCCACCCCCAGCTTCAAGGGCTACCACGGGTTCCCCGCCAGCATCTGCGCCTCGATCAACAACGAGGTGGTGCACGGCATCCCGAGCAGCAAGCGGGTGATCAAGGCCGGCGACCTGCTCAAGGTGGACACCGGCGCCTATTTCGATGGCTACCACGGCGACAGCTGCGTGACCATCTGCGTGGGCCAGGAGACCCCCGAGGAAGCTCAGCGGCTGGCGCGGGTGGCCCAGGAGTCGCTGATGCAGGGCCTGGCGCGGATCAAGGCGGGCAGCACCCTGCTCGACATCGCCGGTGCGGTGCAGGATCACGTGGAGGCCCATGGCTACGCGGTGGTGGAGGACTACACCGGCCACGGGGTGGGCCGGAACCTGCACGAGGAGCCCTCGGTGTTCAACTTCCGCACCCGCGACCTGCCCAACATGACCCTGCGGGCTGGGATGACGCTGGCCGTGGAGCCGATCCTGAACGCCGGCAGCAAGGCCTGCCGCACCCTGCGGGACCGCTGGACGGTGGTGACGGTGGATGGCAGCCTCTCGGCCCAGTGGGAACACACCATCGCCGTCACCAGCGATGGCTGCGAGATCCTCACCGACCGGGACTTCTGA
- a CDS encoding NAD-dependent epimerase/dehydratase family protein, protein MTQHSRAATGKAATGKTVAITGASGALGQALLQEWHRRGAQLIALCAGDRPLDLRDSNGAPIPLRQVQWCAGQENALRPLLAEVDVLVINHGINVHGARTPEAVSSSLEVNALSGWRLLELFASVVRERQALEANGTAAVHGQPEVWLNTSEAEIQPAVSPLYEISKRLIGQLLSLRALDLGRELTLRRLVLGPFRSALNPVGLMSPGFVASQVLWQAELGFRLIIVTPNPLTYVLMPLTTVGRWLYYSLFSRGSAREPAGPC, encoded by the coding sequence ATGACGCAGCACAGCAGAGCGGCCACAGGAAAGGCGGCCACAGGAAAGACCGTGGCGATCACCGGAGCCAGCGGAGCGCTGGGCCAGGCGCTGCTGCAGGAATGGCATCGCCGCGGAGCCCAGCTGATCGCCCTCTGCGCCGGCGATCGCCCCCTCGACCTGCGCGACAGCAATGGCGCACCGATCCCCCTGCGGCAGGTGCAGTGGTGCGCCGGCCAGGAGAACGCCCTGCGCCCTCTGCTCGCGGAGGTGGACGTGCTCGTGATCAACCATGGCATCAATGTCCATGGAGCCCGCACGCCGGAGGCGGTGAGCAGCTCGCTGGAGGTGAACGCCCTCAGCGGCTGGCGGCTGCTGGAGCTGTTTGCCAGCGTGGTGCGCGAGCGGCAAGCGCTCGAAGCGAACGGCACTGCAGCGGTTCACGGTCAGCCCGAGGTGTGGCTGAACACCTCCGAGGCGGAGATCCAGCCGGCCGTGAGTCCCCTCTACGAGATCAGCAAGCGGCTGATCGGGCAGCTTCTGAGCCTGCGGGCTCTGGATCTGGGCAGGGAGCTGACGCTTCGTCGGCTGGTGCTGGGGCCCTTCCGGTCGGCCCTCAATCCGGTGGGGCTGATGTCTCCCGGTTTCGTGGCCAGCCAGGTGCTCTGGCAGGCGGAGCTGGGATTCCGCCTGATCATCGTGACCCCCAACCCCCTCACCTACGTGCTGATGCCCCTCACCACCGTCGGCCGTTGGCTGTACTACAGCCTCTTCAGCCGGGGCTCGGCCAGGGAACCAGCGGGCCCGTGCTGA
- the ebsA gene encoding type IV pilus biogenesis protein EbsA: protein MTLTNDAVLQIDTSQERSKALEPLIPLFAPYCGGVAQQNRLEEAVAVLMSGHWSGVRPLEGGRSHAFELHWSGEPAPLETLSLALRFPAHPSVAYDFELPGYQLVRWLMQRHQQELPEAFWRWLLLGVPLEGENAPSAAA from the coding sequence ATGACCCTCACCAATGACGCCGTTCTGCAGATCGACACCTCCCAGGAGCGTTCCAAGGCACTCGAGCCCCTGATCCCCCTGTTTGCGCCCTACTGCGGTGGTGTGGCCCAGCAGAACAGGCTGGAGGAGGCCGTGGCCGTGCTGATGAGCGGCCACTGGTCGGGCGTGCGCCCCCTGGAGGGGGGACGCAGCCATGCCTTTGAACTGCACTGGTCCGGCGAGCCCGCTCCCCTGGAAACGCTGAGCCTTGCGCTGCGCTTTCCCGCCCATCCCAGCGTGGCCTACGACTTCGAGCTGCCGGGTTACCAGCTGGTGCGTTGGCTGATGCAGCGCCACCAGCAGGAACTGCCGGAAGCGTTCTGGCGCTGGTTGCTGCTGGGCGTTCCTCTCGAGGGGGAGAACGCGCCGTCGGCAGCGGCCTGA
- a CDS encoding YajQ family cyclic di-GMP-binding protein translates to MADTFSFDVVSDFDRQELVNTLDQVRREVAQRYDLKDSATTIDLEETSLTITTASDMTLQAVEDVLRQKATKRNLSLKIFDFQTPEAVGGNRVKQEVKLRKGLSKELAKELSKTVRDNLKKVSVAIQGESLRITGKSKDDLQSAIQLLKEQDVDVPLQFENYR, encoded by the coding sequence ATGGCTGACACCTTTTCCTTCGACGTCGTCTCCGACTTCGACCGGCAGGAACTGGTGAACACCCTCGACCAGGTGCGCCGGGAGGTTGCCCAGCGCTACGACCTCAAGGACTCCGCCACCACCATTGATCTGGAGGAGACGAGCCTCACCATCACCACCGCCAGCGACATGACCCTGCAGGCCGTGGAGGACGTGCTGCGTCAGAAGGCCACCAAGCGCAACCTCTCCCTCAAGATCTTCGATTTCCAGACGCCCGAGGCCGTGGGCGGCAACCGGGTGAAGCAGGAGGTGAAGCTGCGCAAGGGCCTCAGCAAGGAGCTGGCCAAGGAGCTCAGCAAGACGGTGCGCGACAACCTCAAGAAGGTGTCGGTGGCGATTCAGGGGGAAAGCCTGCGCATCACCGGCAAAAGCAAGGATGATCTGCAATCCGCCATCCAGTTGCTGAAGGAACAGGATGTGGATGTGCCGCTGCAGTTCGAGAACTACCGCTGA
- a CDS encoding hydantoinase B/oxoprolinase family protein, translating into MTTRPRPSHGWRFWIDRGGTFTDVIGLPPWGPIQVRKVLSLQPDCPGDPAARAIRAMAGDQPIAELRLGTTVATNALLEQRGAAVVLLINRGFRDLLRIGDQHRPDIFALAIRRPQPLRVRVIEVEGRLDAAGQELSALSLDDALAAELREARAEGYTSCAVALLHSHRQARHETQLAAWLEPFGFEAVALSHRLSAQPRLVPRGHTALVEAAVAPVLRTYLQQLEASLGTGTRLRVLCSSGALVASPSLQAKDTILSGPAGGMVGAVAVAQEALQAAGQAPIPVVGFDMGGTSTDVFHWDPSRGPLAWERQPETEIAGLRLRAPMLPIHTVAAGGGSILRFDGQRLIVGPESAGADPGPAAYRRGGPATITDANLLLGRLPASALPPVFGPGADRPADLAAVHHRFAELAAAMAPSSPGISPEQVAAGALRIAIETMAAAIRRISIERGHDLRQALLVSYGGAGGQHACSLARCLGIRQVLFHPLAGVLSAYGIGQAEQRSLQECAPDLPLQPASMTRLEQLATTLQGQGRESLQAAGDLNDAHQEAVRCWRSLELRLPGREDGLQVPWPPDTSTEALIEAFLIQHRERFGHAPTRDGLELVVERLMVEVAPPDSAAATAPRGTLNDDVGERESEAATARVWLDEQRGWQEVHLWRRDQLRPGQRLQGPALLLDPTSTALLEPGWQGRMLPDRALLLEASALEATPPLASATASAVDPALLELYNHRFSAIAEQMGVRLQQSARSVNIRERLDFSCAVFDREGALVANAPHIPVHLGSMGQSVASLLAAVARGERPPLADGDVVLANDPFHGGTHLPDITAITPVFAPAQPGGAPAFYVASRGHHADVGGISPGSMPAFSRRIEEEGLLLDNQLFLHRGRLDEAAWRACFARGPHPVRNPDQLLADLQAQVAANRLGVEELGRLIEAAGLEEVCAYMGHVQTNAAEAVRRVIARLQDGEARVSLDDGSVIAVQVRIDRLRRRARIDFSGSSGQHPGNLNAPLAITRAVVLYVFRCLVGESIPLNAGCFEPLELVVPPASLLDPRPPAAVVAGNVETSQALANALFAALGVQAAAQGTMNNLSFGDGRLQYYETICGGTGAGRDLEGRGFHGASAVQSHMTNSRLTDPEVMEERLPVRLEAFGLRHGSGGAGLWRGGDGVERRIRFLAPMTVSLLSGSRRVRPFGLAGGGAGQAGRNWLERGNGAVVELPGSTEVTVAAGDLLVIETPGGGGYGPAPEPDRGVKDHQGT; encoded by the coding sequence GTGACCACCCGTCCCCGGCCATCCCATGGCTGGCGGTTCTGGATCGATCGCGGCGGCACCTTCACCGATGTGATCGGTCTTCCCCCCTGGGGCCCCATCCAGGTGAGGAAGGTGCTCTCGCTGCAGCCGGACTGTCCTGGTGATCCTGCCGCCAGGGCCATCCGGGCCATGGCCGGGGATCAGCCGATTGCAGAGCTGCGGCTGGGTACCACCGTGGCCACCAATGCCCTGCTGGAGCAGCGCGGGGCGGCGGTGGTGCTGCTGATCAACCGTGGCTTTCGCGATCTGCTGCGCATCGGCGACCAGCACCGCCCGGACATCTTTGCGCTGGCCATTCGCCGCCCCCAGCCCTTGCGGGTGCGGGTGATCGAGGTGGAGGGGCGCCTCGATGCCGCAGGCCAGGAGCTGTCAGCCCTGAGCCTCGATGATGCCCTTGCTGCCGAGCTGCGCGAGGCCAGAGCCGAGGGTTACACCAGCTGTGCCGTGGCTTTGCTGCACAGCCATCGCCAGGCCCGCCATGAGACTCAGCTGGCCGCCTGGCTGGAGCCGTTCGGCTTCGAGGCGGTGGCCCTGTCCCATCGGCTCAGTGCCCAGCCCCGGCTCGTGCCACGGGGCCACACGGCCCTGGTGGAGGCTGCGGTGGCCCCGGTGCTGCGCACCTACCTCCAGCAGCTGGAAGCGTCCCTCGGAACGGGCACCCGGCTGCGGGTGCTCTGCTCCAGCGGCGCCCTGGTGGCGTCCCCCTCCCTGCAGGCCAAGGACACGATCCTGTCCGGACCGGCCGGCGGCATGGTGGGCGCGGTGGCGGTGGCCCAGGAAGCCCTGCAAGCCGCTGGCCAGGCCCCCATCCCCGTGGTGGGCTTCGACATGGGGGGGACCTCCACGGACGTGTTCCACTGGGATCCGAGCCGCGGGCCCCTGGCCTGGGAGCGGCAGCCGGAAACGGAGATCGCCGGTCTGCGCCTGCGGGCCCCCATGCTGCCGATCCATACCGTGGCGGCAGGGGGCGGCTCGATCCTCCGCTTCGATGGCCAGCGGCTGATCGTAGGGCCGGAATCGGCGGGCGCCGATCCAGGCCCGGCGGCCTACCGCCGCGGTGGCCCCGCCACGATCACCGACGCCAATCTGCTGCTGGGGCGCTTGCCGGCATCGGCGCTGCCACCGGTGTTCGGCCCCGGCGCCGACCGGCCGGCCGATCTGGCGGCGGTGCACCACCGCTTCGCCGAGCTGGCCGCTGCGATGGCCCCCAGCTCCCCCGGCATCTCCCCCGAGCAGGTGGCCGCCGGTGCCCTGCGGATCGCGATCGAAACCATGGCGGCGGCGATCCGGCGCATCTCGATCGAGCGCGGCCACGATCTGCGCCAGGCTCTGCTGGTGAGCTACGGCGGTGCCGGAGGCCAGCACGCCTGCAGCCTGGCGCGCTGCCTCGGCATCCGGCAGGTGCTGTTCCATCCCCTGGCCGGCGTGTTGTCGGCCTATGGCATCGGCCAGGCCGAGCAGCGCTCCCTGCAGGAATGCGCCCCCGATCTGCCCCTGCAGCCGGCCTCCATGACCCGTCTGGAGCAGTTGGCGACCACCCTGCAGGGCCAGGGCAGGGAGTCCCTCCAGGCAGCAGGCGACCTGAACGACGCGCACCAGGAAGCCGTGCGCTGCTGGCGCTCCCTGGAGCTGCGCCTGCCCGGCCGGGAGGACGGACTGCAGGTGCCCTGGCCCCCTGACACCTCCACCGAAGCGCTGATCGAGGCCTTCCTGATCCAGCATCGGGAGCGCTTCGGCCATGCACCCACCCGGGATGGGCTGGAGCTGGTGGTGGAACGGCTGATGGTGGAGGTGGCTCCGCCGGACTCTGCGGCTGCCACGGCGCCGCGGGGGACCCTGAATGACGACGTGGGCGAGCGGGAGAGCGAGGCGGCCACGGCCCGGGTGTGGCTGGATGAGCAGCGGGGCTGGCAGGAGGTGCACCTCTGGCGCCGGGATCAGTTGCGTCCCGGTCAACGGCTGCAGGGCCCGGCCCTGCTGCTGGATCCCACCAGCACTGCGTTGCTGGAGCCCGGCTGGCAGGGGCGGATGCTGCCGGATCGGGCCCTGCTGCTGGAGGCGAGCGCCCTCGAGGCCACTCCACCCCTGGCCAGTGCCACAGCCAGCGCGGTGGATCCCGCCCTGCTGGAGCTCTACAACCACCGCTTTTCCGCCATCGCCGAGCAGATGGGCGTGCGGCTGCAGCAGAGCGCCCGCTCGGTGAACATCCGGGAGCGGCTCGACTTCTCCTGCGCCGTGTTCGATCGGGAGGGGGCGCTGGTGGCCAATGCGCCCCACATCCCCGTGCACCTCGGCTCGATGGGGCAGAGCGTGGCCAGCCTGCTGGCGGCGGTGGCCCGGGGCGAACGGCCGCCGCTGGCCGACGGCGATGTGGTGCTGGCCAACGATCCCTTCCATGGCGGCACCCATCTGCCGGACATCACGGCCATCACCCCGGTGTTCGCGCCCGCTCAGCCGGGCGGTGCACCGGCCTTCTACGTGGCCAGCCGGGGCCACCACGCCGATGTGGGCGGCATCTCCCCCGGTTCGATGCCCGCCTTCAGCCGCCGCATCGAGGAGGAGGGGCTGCTGCTCGACAACCAGCTGTTCCTGCATCGGGGACGGCTGGATGAGGCCGCCTGGCGGGCCTGCTTCGCCCGGGGCCCCCACCCGGTGCGCAATCCCGATCAGCTGCTGGCCGATCTGCAGGCCCAGGTGGCGGCGAACCGCCTCGGCGTGGAGGAGCTGGGGCGGCTGATCGAGGCGGCCGGGCTTGAGGAGGTGTGCGCCTACATGGGTCATGTGCAGACCAATGCGGCGGAGGCGGTGCGGCGGGTGATCGCACGCCTGCAGGATGGCGAGGCCCGGGTGAGCCTGGATGACGGCAGCGTCATCGCCGTGCAGGTGCGGATCGATCGCCTGCGCCGTCGCGCCCGGATCGACTTCAGCGGCAGCTCCGGCCAGCATCCCGGCAATCTCAACGCGCCCCTGGCGATCACCCGGGCGGTGGTGCTCTACGTGTTCCGCTGCCTGGTGGGGGAGTCCATCCCGCTCAATGCGGGCTGCTTCGAGCCCCTGGAACTGGTGGTGCCACCGGCCAGCCTGCTCGATCCCCGGCCTCCGGCCGCGGTGGTGGCCGGCAATGTGGAAACGTCCCAGGCCCTGGCCAATGCCCTGTTCGCGGCCCTCGGCGTCCAGGCCGCGGCCCAGGGCACGATGAACAACCTGAGTTTCGGCGACGGCCGGCTGCAGTACTACGAAACCATCTGCGGCGGCACCGGTGCGGGCAGGGATCTCGAGGGCCGCGGTTTCCACGGTGCCAGCGCCGTGCAGAGCCACATGACCAACTCCCGCCTCACCGATCCGGAGGTGATGGAGGAGCGGCTGCCGGTGCGGCTCGAGGCTTTCGGCCTGCGCCACGGCAGCGGCGGGGCGGGACTGTGGCGGGGCGGCGATGGCGTGGAGCGCCGGATCCGCTTCCTGGCGCCGATGACGGTGTCGTTACTCTCGGGTTCCCGCCGGGTGCGGCCCTTCGGCCTGGCCGGTGGCGGGGCGGGTCAGGCCGGGCGGAACTGGCTGGAGCGCGGGAACGGTGCGGTGGTGGAGCTGCCGGGGTCCACCGAGGTGACGGTCGCTGCAGGAGACCTGCTCGTGATCGAGACACCGGGCGGAGGGGGCTACGGCCCTGCCCCGGAACCGGATCGGGGTGTGAAGGACCACCAGGGCACCTGA